A window of Streptomyces broussonetiae genomic DNA:
AAGCGGGCTGGGCGGGACTCGGGCCCATCCCGGTGTGAGGTTCAAGTGGCAACACCCCACCACATTGCCCACGGTACGAATCCGACCGCGGCCAGCCCGACCGGGGCCAGGCGTAGCCAGGCCGCCCGGCTCGGCGTCGGCCGTCGGCGCCAGAGTGCGGCTGCGGAGACGCCGGCGGACACCACCACGGCGACGGCGAGCCCCTGCACCATCAGCCACACGGCCGGATGGCCCCACACAACGGGCGCCGCCGTACTGATGCCTGCCACGAAAACGGCAAGCGGGCAGGCCACCGTTGCCATGACCGCCAGCAGGCCGAGCCCGGCCAACCACCGCGCCGGGCGCAGGACCGGGCCCCGGCGCAGGAGGGCACTGATCGGGTAGGCGGCGAAGCCGAGGAGCAGCAGCGCCGGGGTGAGCCAGGCGTACCAGGCGTGGTCGGGTACGGGGGTGGTGGCGAGTGTCTGTCCGGGTGCGGGGGCGGCGCTTGACGCCGGTGGGTGGCCGGCCGCGACGGCCTGCACCCATGAGGTCATGGTCTGCGCATAGCGCGGGGCCAATTCCCCCAGCTTCTTGCCGTGGAAGAGCGGGCCGCCGATCCGGTCGAACCCGTCCGACGTGCGGTGCCCGTTGTGCGCACCGCTGGCGACGAAGCCGATGACGGCGTGCTGGTTTCCCGCACGGGCCAGGGCCTCGCGGAAGATCTGTGCGCTCTCCTGGGGCGGCACCTGCGTGTCGTGCTCGCCCCACAGCGCCAGCACCGGCGTTCGGTGGAGCTGCTCCAGCACCGGTACGGGGTCGTAGCCGGCCGAGGGGAACAGACCGGTCGATGCCATGAACTGGGCGGCGGGGCCGGCCACGGTGCGACGGAACGATCCGCCCACCCCCTGGTGGCGCAGATGAGTGCTGAGGTTCCAGACCTGGGTACGCAGCGGGTCGTAGCCGGAGCCGCCGATGGTGACGATGAACGCGACGTCGGGCAAGCGCGATGCGGCCAGCGGCGCCACCCAGCCCCCCTCGCTGAACCCCCACAGCCCGACCTGGTGTGGGTTCACCCCGCTGTTGGACTGCAACAACCGCACTCCGGCGAGTGCGTCGTCGGCCAGCAGGCCGAAGTCTGTGTGGAGCCGGGAGTAGCCGACGGTCCGCTTGTCGTAGACCAGCGTGGTGATCCCGGCCCGCGCGAATGCCTCGGCCTCCTGCCGGTACTCCTTCCGGGGCCCGGGGCCCGAGCCGCCGACGAGTACGATGCCCGGTTCCGGGCCAGGTGCTCCGTTCTTGCTGAGGACGGTGCCGTGCAGGACGAGCCCGCCGCCGCCCCGGAAGGTGACCTGCTGGCGGACCAGCCCGTCCCCGTCGGCATACGCCCTGGGCGCGGCCAGCAGGAGGAGGGCGCCGGCCAACGCCCCGGATAAAAGGGCCAGTACGGTGCGTATGGATGATGCGGACGTAGCAGAGAGCAGCATGGCTTGCGTCCCCCTTCGTTGTCGGTCGGGCTGCGCGGTCAGTTGGTCTCGGGAATTCCGAGCAGCCGGACGAGCACGGTCCGCGCCTCGGGTGCGTCCCCATGCTCCGGGGCCGAGTACCGGTAGAGGAGCGTGATGTACTCCTCGAAGAACGCGCGGAGTTGGTCTGGGTCGACCCGGAGAGAGGCGCGCGAGAAGAGCGCCGCGTCGGCCCAGGGGCCCAGCGTGTCGCGCGCCTCCTCGAACCGCCGGGCCGAGTCGATCAGTTCGGCGAGGTTGAGCCGATGCATCTCGGTCAGTGCCTCGCGCATCTGCGGCGTCTGCCGGCTGTACGGCGGGAACCGCCGGTCCCCTGGCACTGCCCGCCACCACCGCTCCCGCCCTTTCGCCAGCTCAGGGACCTCCTCGACGAAGCCGTGCTTGGCCAGCTGCCGCAGGTGGTAGCTGACCAGCCCCGTGCTCTCGCCCAGTTCACGTGCCAGCGCGGCAGAGTTGGCGGGCCCCCGGCGTAGGCATTGCTCGATCTTCTGCCGCATCGGGTGCGCGAAGGCGCGTAGTGCCTCGACATCGGTGATCTCTTGGGCAGGAGGTTGTTCGGCCATGCCCGAAGGGTAAGAGTTGCAAAGGGTAGTTGCAAGGAGTCCTTGCAACTCTCGGACCGAGCCACTGACTTGCTGCACATCGCCGACCAGGACTGTCTTCTGTTGCGATCAAGCCCCGGGTGTGGATGCCGGTCCGATAGGACCGTGGTGTGACGCGTGTGGGTGCGCCGTCCGTGCGGAGTTCGGTTCGCGGGCCAGGTCAGGCCTCCGGACCTGTTCAACCGGGACTTCACCGCTGACGCGCCGAACCTGATGTACATGGGCGACGTGATGTAGCTGCCGGTCGGCGACGGCGAGCATCTCTATCTCGCGACGGTCCTGGACTGCTTCTCCCGCCGGATCGTGGGCTGGTCGATCGCCGATCACATGCGCACCGACCTGATCGCCGACGTGCTGACGATGGCCGCCTCCACCCGCGGCACCCTGGGCGGCGCCATCTTCCACAGCGACCATGGAGCGTAGGTCCCGCCAATTCGTTACCTTGTGCGCCGAGTTGGGCGTCACTCAGTCCATGGGTGCTGCCGGCACCAGGGCGGACAACGCCGCCTGCGAGTCCTTCCACGCCTCCCTGACACGCGAGACGCTCCAAGGCGCCCGCCGCTTCGGCGGCCCCGGCGCCTGCCGGCGCCGCGTCTTCAGATGGCTGACGCACTACAACACCAGACGCCGTCACTCGGCGAACGAGCAGCTCAGCCCCGTCGCCTACGAGCAGCGATCAGCTACCCTGACACTCGCCGCACAACCATACGAACTGGTGTCCACTTTCCGGGTGGGCGACCCGGGCGACCGATTCCGGGTGTGCCGCGACGGTAGGCTGACCGCGGTGAGCACGCGGAACAACACGCTGCCACCCGACGTCCCCATTCAGGCTCAGCTCCACCTGTTCACCGCTCACTACGCGCCAGAGCGGTGAGAACCGCGTGCTCACGCACCAACGTGTACCTGAGCCGCCCAGAGCATCGGCGATTTCGGATACTGAGCGCGCAGCTTCCGGACCGCCCTGTGAAGCGCGTACGGCGCGCGGGCGGTCTCGGGCGCCGTGGTGCCGCCGTTGGTGAGCCGGTGGTAGAAGTCGATGGCGAGATCCGCCTCTACCTGGTCGTCCACAGCCCACAGTGTCCCGATGACCTGACGGAATCCCGCCAGCTGGAAGGCCCCGGTGATGTGCACGGCTTCGTCGGCCAGTCTGGACGGGGTGACCGTCGTGTCACACGCCGAGAGGAAGGCCAGCTCGGCTGAGAGTTGCAGTCGGCTTATGTCTGCGACCGTCAGGGGGTCGGTCACGTAATCGGTGAGGATGAGCCGGCTCTCACTGGGGCGTGCGATGTCGGCGTAACCGTGGCAGGCGAAGTGGGCGATCCGATGGTTCGGCAACGCGCTGAGGACGGCACCCCGCGTGGGAGAAGCGAGCACACGCGCGTCCGGAAGCACTGCGGACAGCGACTGCACCTCCCGTGTGACTCCGCGGAGTGGGGCTCCTGGTACGTCGGGAACCGGGACGATCACCGTCGAGGAATCAGAGTGCGCCACCGGCATCGCGCTGTTCCGTTCAAGCGAGCGCAGCGTAGTGGTGTACGACGAGACGACCCGGTCGAGCACCGAGCTTCCTCCGGTGACGGCCCCGGCCCGCGAGTAGTCGCCCGCGGCATGGAACGGAAGCGGCGCCATGCCCCCTACCGGGCACCACCAGACGCGTGGCTTGCGGTCGTCGTCCTGAGGCGTGGCGACATGGCCGAGCCGGGTGAGTACGGGGTTGGTGACGGTGTGCCACAACCAGGTCAGGACCGTGAGGATCTCCTGTTGGGCAGCGATACGGTCAAGGGGATCGTGCTGGTTGTCGGCAGCCAGCAGCCGTGCGTCGATCAGCCGATTGACCTGCTCGTACGCACGTTCTTGAGTGAGGCCCTCCAAGGGCACCACAAGGACCGGTTGTCCTGGATCGCCCGTGGCGACTAGTGCGTCGCACCGCGCGCTGCTCGTCGTGATGAAGACCACCACGCCGTCTTCGGGAACGTTCTGCGACAGTTGCTCGATCCCCGGCCTGAGATAGGTGTGGAAGCCAGGCAGCGCCCGTGCCTGCGCCACAAGACGTTGCCATTCTTCGTAGGCCTGTTGCCGTTCGATCGCGACCTGCTGGGCAATGCCGTGATCCCGACGTCGGCCAGGAGAGACGTCGTCCGTGGCCTGGGCGGACTGAGCGCTGTCCAGGTTGTCCAGGAGGAATCGGAGCTGGTCCAGACGTCGGGCCAGATCGGGCGCGTGTTTCCGCAGCCTGACGTGGTCCGGCCCCCGCACGCCGACGGTGTCGGCGGCCAGGGTCCCGCGGGTGCGCTCCAGAAGCTCGATCGCCCTGACCGGATCACCGGCGTGCAGGGCTACCGCAACGGCGTCACCGGAGATGCTGCTGTTCAGCTGAGCCAGTCGGAACTGGCGGTCATCGCGTTGCAGAGTGCCCGGAGCCAGCATCTCCAGCAGGTCCACCGCCCGTTCGATCCATTGCAGCGCCTCGGCCGGACGGCCGGCGTCAATGGTCAGCAGGGAGAGTTCCCGATACGCCAGGATTCGGTTCAGTGTCGAGGCCGCGGCCTGCTCCGCGACCTCGCGGTAACAGGCACGGGCCTCCTCGAGGAGATCGACGGAACGACTCTCCTCGGCCCGGAACTTGAGCGCTCCGGCAAGGTCGTACACATACGACGTCCGCAGGGGATGATCGCCGGGCGTGCTCCGCACCGCTGCGTTGAGTGCGTCAGACGCCGCCACCAGGAGCGTCCGGTCCCGAGTCGCTTCGAAGAGCTGGACCAGTCGCTGACCCAGCATTCCGAGTCGGCGTGCCTGATCGGGGTGGTCGGGCGGTGTGGCCCGTGACGCCGCACGGGCCACGCTGACGGCTTCCCGTAGCGTGCCGAGATCCCCTTCCTCCCCGTACAGCTCGCCGAGGAGGCCACTCAGGTTGTACAGGTAGAGGCCGTGGCTCGCCTGTCCGTCCGTGGCCACTACGACGTCGCGTGTCAGCTCGACGGCTTCCGCGAGCGCACCGCGGTGACGA
This region includes:
- a CDS encoding ArsR/SmtB family transcription factor is translated as MAEQPPAQEITDVEALRAFAHPMRQKIEQCLRRGPANSAALARELGESTGLVSYHLRQLAKHGFVEEVPELAKGRERWWRAVPGDRRFPPYSRQTPQMREALTEMHRLNLAELIDSARRFEEARDTLGPWADAALFSRASLRVDPDQLRAFFEEYITLLYRYSAPEHGDAPEARTVLVRLLGIPETN
- a CDS encoding alpha/beta hydrolase family protein, whose protein sequence is MAGALLLLAAPRAYADGDGLVRQQVTFRGGGGLVLHGTVLSKNGAPGPEPGIVLVGGSGPGPRKEYRQEAEAFARAGITTLVYDKRTVGYSRLHTDFGLLADDALAGVRLLQSNSGVNPHQVGLWGFSEGGWVAPLAASRLPDVAFIVTIGGSGYDPLRTQVWNLSTHLRHQGVGGSFRRTVAGPAAQFMASTGLFPSAGYDPVPVLEQLHRTPVLALWGEHDTQVPPQESAQIFREALARAGNQHAVIGFVASGAHNGHRTSDGFDRIGGPLFHGKKLGELAPRYAQTMTSWVQAVAAGHPPASSAAPAPGQTLATTPVPDHAWYAWLTPALLLLGFAAYPISALLRRGPVLRPARWLAGLGLLAVMATVACPLAVFVAGISTAAPVVWGHPAVWLMVQGLAVAVVVSAGVSAAALWRRRPTPSRAAWLRLAPVGLAAVGFVPWAMWWGVAT
- a CDS encoding CHAT domain-containing protein is translated as MDRQENLQELYSTAMGLLTAYDESGRQQDLMSGMGLLRKAIGFLAPGDPRRGLLLGNYAVALQKLYEETGDVHDLEQAVSVAGTATSEVPRDHPARIAFVGDHVNVLRKLYERTGHAADLEKAVEIGERAARQLPEHPGPANGGFLNNLAIALRCDFERTGDLDALRRSAHYARKAVAAAPAEAPQRTEALLSLGVTLQELGKRTGDDSALREAVACGREAVTTAHNESLRATALDDLGIALHMSFERTGELSEIQEAVECGRQAVADGVRRHREPTFLVNLSVSLNALAERTGSLDALEEAVDTARRAVAQGSPDQTDHGVFLDTLNNTLRTRYRRSGDMASLEEAVEVGRLAVAATPPGHADHHGSKNNLALSLRSLHTRTRHRGALAEAVELTRDVVVATDGQASHGLYLYNLSGLLGELYGEEGDLGTLREAVSVARAASRATPPDHPDQARRLGMLGQRLVQLFEATRDRTLLVAASDALNAAVRSTPGDHPLRTSYVYDLAGALKFRAEESRSVDLLEEARACYREVAEQAAASTLNRILAYRELSLLTIDAGRPAEALQWIERAVDLLEMLAPGTLQRDDRQFRLAQLNSSISGDAVAVALHAGDPVRAIELLERTRGTLAADTVGVRGPDHVRLRKHAPDLARRLDQLRFLLDNLDSAQSAQATDDVSPGRRRDHGIAQQVAIERQQAYEEWQRLVAQARALPGFHTYLRPGIEQLSQNVPEDGVVVFITTSSARCDALVATGDPGQPVLVVPLEGLTQERAYEQVNRLIDARLLAADNQHDPLDRIAAQQEILTVLTWLWHTVTNPVLTRLGHVATPQDDDRKPRVWWCPVGGMAPLPFHAAGDYSRAGAVTGGSSVLDRVVSSYTTTLRSLERNSAMPVAHSDSSTVIVPVPDVPGAPLRGVTREVQSLSAVLPDARVLASPTRGAVLSALPNHRIAHFACHGYADIARPSESRLILTDYVTDPLTVADISRLQLSAELAFLSACDTTVTPSRLADEAVHITGAFQLAGFRQVIGTLWAVDDQVEADLAIDFYHRLTNGGTTAPETARAPYALHRAVRKLRAQYPKSPMLWAAQVHVGA